In one Penaeus monodon isolate SGIC_2016 chromosome 20, NSTDA_Pmon_1, whole genome shotgun sequence genomic region, the following are encoded:
- the LOC119585990 gene encoding LOW QUALITY PROTEIN: RNA-binding protein spenito-like (The sequence of the model RefSeq protein was modified relative to this genomic sequence to represent the inferred CDS: inserted 1 base in 1 codon; added 26 bases not found in genome assembly): MKRGADRDLSPSSKRSRSSVGRYEDSSEDEGRRSSRGGSPPGRRYPPPEPLHRSERDDFARAPPRPPAYKVLCVSNLHSKASDEMVREALYREFKRFGDVSVKVSLGADERLAYVYFRSADEAREAKHSKPRILFYDRPVVVEPMYEAARDYALPRGRSRTPPDYERGYRPRSPPGPDLEDRYEPRFDRRRPPPPPHSEYYAEGPPLRQDEYSYRQHRGRGGPHGHYGPPLRGGFKHSFGVIDSKRDKFPNYLHHVPPEEDPLATRTLFAGNLEINISEEELRRIFGRYGVVDDIDIKRPPPGTGNAYAFVRYQNLDMAHRAKIELSGQYIGKFQCKIGYGKVMPTTRVWVGGLGPWTSVTQLTQEFDRFGAIKKIEYVKGESHAYILYESLDAAQAAVKEMRGVPLGGPDKRLRTDFAEVNPPPGAFPPGYKKEFDGEYRDEWGGGRGSGYEDYVGDYAGYGRGRGRGRGWHERGRGGHRGGYHGDYQRPDYRDYDGTPEGGEHPARSPDPGDGSNDNGLTSARTLADVARATPTSWQGSLILKNSSFGTKXHLIEGDTEVAEMMQDEEGRPLLRITQRLRLDQSRLDDVSRRISAPSTATILLSLPSTTAPQAPEEAAVQTRPLRNLVAYLKQKEAAGVITLNSTSKEGNTQGVLYAFPPCAFSLDLLHRVSPGLTEETTRDDHLVIVIVRGTAT; this comes from the exons ATGAAGAGGGGCGCGGACAGGGACTTGTCTCCCTCCAGTAAACGGTCGAGGTCGAGTGTGGGGCGCTATGAGGACAGCAGCGAGGACGAGGGGCGCCGCAGCAGCCGCGGAGGAAGCCCCCCGGGGCGGCGCTACCCCCCGCCCGAGCCCCTGCACCGCTCGGAGCGCGACGACTTCGCGAGGGCGCCGCCGAGGCCGCCCGCCTACAAGGTGCTGTGCGTGTCCAACCTGCACTCCAAGGCCAGCGACGAGATGGTGCGCGAGGCGCTGTACCGCGAGTTCAAGAGGTTCGGCGACGTGAGCGTGAAGGTGTCGCTGGGCGCGGACGAGCGCCTGGCCTACGTGTACTTCCGCAGCGCCGACGAGGCCCGGGAGGCCAAGCACAGCAAGCCGCGCATCCTGTTCTACGACCGGCCGGTGGTGGTGGAGCCCATGTACGAGGCGGCGCGGGACTACGCCCTCCCGCGCGGCCGCTCCAGGACGCCGCCCGACTACGAGCGGGGCTACCGGCCGCGCAGCCCGCCGGGGCCCGACCTGGAGGACAGGTACGAGCCGCGCTTCGA ACAGCGAGTACTACGCCGAGGGGCCGCCCCTGCGGCAGGACGAGTACAGCTACAGGCAGCACCGGGGGCGCGGGGGGCCGCACGGGCACTACGGGCCGCCCCTGAGGGGGGGGTTCAAGCACAGCTTCGGGG TGATCGACAGCAAGCGTGACAAGTTCCCGAACTACCTGCATCACGTGCCGCCCGAGGAGGACCCGCTGGCCACGCGCACGCTCTTCGCCGGCAACCTGGAGATCAACATCAGCGAGGAGGAGCTGCGCCGCATCTTCGGCAGGTACGGCGTCGTGGACGACATCGACATCAAGCGGCCGCCCCCGGGCACGGGCAACGCCTACGCCTTCGTCAGGTACCAGAATTTGGACATGGCGCACCGGGCCAAGATAGAGTTGTCGGGGCAGTACATAGGCAAATTCCAGTGTAAGATTGGATACGGGAAAGTGATGCCCACGAccagggtgtgggtgggggggctgGGGCCTTGGACGTCAGTGACGCAACTCACGCAGGAGTTCGACAGATTTGGTGCTATTAAGAAGATAGAGTACGTGAAGGGCGAGAGCCACGCGTACATTCTGTATGAAAGTCTTGACGCCGCGCAGGCAGCCGTGAAAGAGATGAGGGGCGTTCCCCTCGGGGGCCCAGACAAGAGGCTCAGGACGGACTTTGCCGAGGTGAACCCCCCGCCCGGGGCCTTCCCTCCGGGCTACAAGAAGGAGTTCGACGGGGAGTACCGTGACgagtggggaggggggcgaggcagTGGGTACGAGGACTATGTGGGCGATTACGCAGGCTATGGCAGGGGGCGTGGCAGGGGTCGGGGCTGGCACGAGAGGGGGCGTGGCGGCCACAGGGGAGGGTACCACGGGGACTACCAGAGGCCGGATTACCGCGACTATGACGGGACGCCGGAGGGCGGGGAGCACCCGGCGAGGAGCCCGGACCCTGGCGACGGAAGCAACGACAATGGTCTCACCAGCGCACGCACGCTCGCAGACGTTGCACGGGCAACCCCCACCTCCTGGCAGGGCTCGCTGATCTTGAAGAACTCCTCCTTCGGGACCA TGCACCTCATAGAGGGAGACACGGAAGTGGCAGAGATGATGCAGGACGAAGAGGGTCGGCCGCTCCTGAGAATCACCCAGCGCCTCCGCCTGGACCAGTCACGGCTGGATGATGTGAGCAGGAGAATCAGCGCGCCATCAACGGCTACGATTCTCCTGTCGCTGCCCAGCACGACGGCGCCCCAGGCCCCGGAGGAGGCGGCCGTGCAGACGAGGCCGCTGCGCAACCTGGTGGCCTACCTCAAGCAGAAGGAGGCGGCGGGCGTGATCACCCTCAACTCCACCAGCAAGGAGGGCAACACGCAGGGGGTGCTGTACGCCTTCCCTCCGTGCGCCTTCTCCCTCGACCTGCTGCACAGGGTGTCCCCAGGGCTGACCGAGGAGACCACCAGGGACGACCACCTGGTCATTGTGATCGTGAGGGGGACGGCCACGTAG